In a genomic window of Meriones unguiculatus strain TT.TT164.6M chromosome 8, Bangor_MerUng_6.1, whole genome shotgun sequence:
- the Eef1d gene encoding elongation factor 1-delta isoform X8: MATNFLMHEKIWFDKFKYDDAERRFYEQMNGPATAGSRQSSGPGVSSGPGGDHSELIVRISSLEVENQNLRGVVQDLQQAISKLEARLNTLEKSSPAHRVTASQTQHVSPMRQVEPPPKKGATPAEDDEDNDIDLFGSDEEEEDKEAARLREERLRQYAEKKAKKPSLVAKSSILLDVKPWDDETDMAQLETCVRSIQLDGLVWGGSKLVPVGYGIRKLQIQCVVEDDKVGTDLLEEEITKFEEHVQSVDIAAFNKI, encoded by the exons ATGGCTACGAACTTTCTAATGCACGAGAAGATCTGGTTTGACAAGTTTAAATACGATGATGCTGAAAGGAGATTCTACGAGCAGATGAATGGGCCTGCGACAGCAGGTTCCCGCCAG AGCTCAGGCCCCGGGGTCTCCAGTGGACCTGGTGGAGATCACAGTGAGCTCATTGTACGGATTTCCAGTCTGGAAGTGGAAAACCAGAACCTTCGAGGCG TGGTGCAAGATCTGCAGCAAGCCATTTCCAAGTTGGAGGCCCGGCTGAACACACTGGAGAAGAGTTCGCCCGCTCACCGGGTCACAGCCTCACAGACCCAA CATGTGTCTCCCATGCGTCAAGTGGAGCCACCCCCCAAGAAGGGTGCCACGCCAGCAGAGGACGATGAGGACAATGACATTGACCTGTTCGGCAgtgatgaggaagaagaagacaaggaggCTGCCAGACTGCGTGAGGAGCGGCTACGGCAGTACGCAGAGAAGAAGGCCAAGAAGCCTTCATTGGTAGCCAAATCCTCCATCCTCTTGGATGTCAAACCT TGGGATGACGAGACAGACATGGCCCAGCTAGAGACTTGTGTGCGCTCCATCCAATTGGACGGGCTGGTTTGGGGGGGCTCCAAGCTCGTGCCCGTTGGCTATGGTATCCGGAAGCTGCAGATCCAGTGCGTGGTGGAGGATGACAAAGTGGGCACTGACTTGCTGGAAGAGGAGATCACCAAGTTCGAGGAGCAT GTGCAGAGCGTCGACATCGCAGCTTTCAACAAGATCTGA
- the Eef1d gene encoding elongation factor 1-delta isoform X7: MATNFLMHEKIWFDKFKYDDAERRFYEQMNGPATAGSRQENGASVILRDIARARENIQKSLAGSSGPGVSSGPGGDHSELIVRISSLEVENQNLRGVVQDLQQAISKLEARLNTLEKSSPAHRVTASQTQHVSPMRQVEPPPKKGATPAEDDEDNDIDLFGSDEEEEDKEAARLREERLRQYAEKKAKKPSLVAKSSILLDVKPWDDETDMAQLETCVRSIQLDGLVWGGSKLVPVGYGIRKLQIQCVVEDDKVGTDLLEEEITKFEEHVQSVDIAAFNKI, from the exons ATGGCTACGAACTTTCTAATGCACGAGAAGATCTGGTTTGACAAGTTTAAATACGATGATGCTGAAAGGAGATTCTACGAGCAGATGAATGGGCCTGCGACAGCAGGTTCCCGCCAG GAGAATGGTGCCAGCGTGATCCTCCGTGACATTGCAAGAGCCAGAGAGAACATCCAGAAATCCCTGGCTGGA AGCTCAGGCCCCGGGGTCTCCAGTGGACCTGGTGGAGATCACAGTGAGCTCATTGTACGGATTTCCAGTCTGGAAGTGGAAAACCAGAACCTTCGAGGCG TGGTGCAAGATCTGCAGCAAGCCATTTCCAAGTTGGAGGCCCGGCTGAACACACTGGAGAAGAGTTCGCCCGCTCACCGGGTCACAGCCTCACAGACCCAA CATGTGTCTCCCATGCGTCAAGTGGAGCCACCCCCCAAGAAGGGTGCCACGCCAGCAGAGGACGATGAGGACAATGACATTGACCTGTTCGGCAgtgatgaggaagaagaagacaaggaggCTGCCAGACTGCGTGAGGAGCGGCTACGGCAGTACGCAGAGAAGAAGGCCAAGAAGCCTTCATTGGTAGCCAAATCCTCCATCCTCTTGGATGTCAAACCT TGGGATGACGAGACAGACATGGCCCAGCTAGAGACTTGTGTGCGCTCCATCCAATTGGACGGGCTGGTTTGGGGGGGCTCCAAGCTCGTGCCCGTTGGCTATGGTATCCGGAAGCTGCAGATCCAGTGCGTGGTGGAGGATGACAAAGTGGGCACTGACTTGCTGGAAGAGGAGATCACCAAGTTCGAGGAGCAT GTGCAGAGCGTCGACATCGCAGCTTTCAACAAGATCTGA